The nucleotide window GACCTTTGTAAAAGTCTCCAATGGAGGAATTATAGCCGTCAAAATCAGCTCCGATCAGGAGATGGCTTCGGGAGAAGTTCAGGGTTTTCGATACGCTTTTCTGAATTCCGAATTGAGTCCCGTCCACATAACAGGTCACGGTGTCGGCGTCCGCATCGTGCACAACCGCCACATGGTGATACGAGCCGTCCAAAAAGCTGCCCGAGCCGTCGAAATAATAGTTGCTGTCATCCAGGGTGACCTGAATCGTGTCGGCGTCATAAAGCCAGACAAGCAACTCGTTGCCCCCTTGCGCGTTTGTCCTCATGAACAGGGCCCTGCCTGTGCTTATCGGCTTAATCCACGCCTCGTAAGTGAAGGATTGTACGTCAAAGGAGGGATCGTATGGCGCAAGAATGTAGCCGCCGTCGCCCGTATCCAGGCCGTTGTTAAAACGTCCGGTAGCAGTGATTACGGATGTGGAGCCGAATATGCCTCCGTACCGGGATGCGTCCACATCGTCGATCGTATACTCTACGTTGACGTCGTAGGCGTCAAAGACCCCGGCGTCCAACAAAACCAAGCGGTCTTTGTATCTATCGGAAACCCACACATTCGAGGTCGCGGGGTCCACCTCCACATCAAAGGGATCGTCAAATCCTGTGATGGTCGCCAGCAGGTCCCCCTCCCGGTTGTATTTCTTCACCTGGTCGTGGCTGGTGTCCGCCACCCAGATGAACGTATCGTCGCTGGAGGACAGCACTGCAATAGCTTCCTTAGCCGTGGCGGTCTTTCCCTCATTATCCGTAACGGTAAGAATAGCCTGATATGCCCCCGGGGCGCTGTATGTGTGGGATACGCAATCGCCCACAAAGACATCGTCCAGATACCAGCCATCGGCTGTCGTTCCTGAATTGGCTAAAATCCGGAACTTAATTTTTACTGTGGAGTTTCCTGCGTAGGAGGATAGGTCAAACTCCCTCCTTGTCCAGGAGTTCTGCAAAACGTTATGGCCTGTGTAATATAACTGGGTCCAAGAGCCGCCGTCATTGCCGGAGACATAGGTATAAATATAATCGCTATCGGCAAGTGCGTACTTTTCCCAGTAAACAAGTTTGGGCGCCGTCGCTGCAGAAAGGTCTATGGTGTTGGACTGAAGTTCATAATCCGTGCTGGGGTCGAAGTCTCCATTGGGAGAGTCCGTCCACGAGTAAGACCCGGAATGAGCCTCCTCGGTCGTCCTGCTCCAAGTCCCGGTTGCCGTTCCATTATTGTAATCCAATTCTGCATCGTCCCCGAAAGCCGTGGGAGGAGTAGCAAAATCGGCATCTGACAGGCCGTCGCCGTCGTAATCCATGGAATAAGAGCTGATCGATCCGTCCGGATCCTGGCCATGGATAAAGACGCAGACGTCCAACGAGGCCTGGCCGCGGGTGGGATCTCCATCGAGCATGGCTTTCGGGCTTCCGCTTTCGGAAACCGTTATGGAAACCGTGTCCGTCCCCGTGAGGCCGTCGTCATCCGTCACCCGCAAGGTTGCGGTATATGTTCCGTCCGAGTTGTATACGTGATTTGCCGACGCCGTACTGGTGGAAGAATACTCGTAAGATCCGTCGCTGGTAAAATCCCATTCATACTTGACAATCTGTCCGTCGGCGTCCGAGCCGGAGCCGGAAAAGGCCACAGTCAGGGGCGCAGAACCGTCTTTGGGGGCGGCCTGGGCATAAGCGACAGGATTGGCGTCGGATACCGTGATGGTTAGGCTGTCCGTTGCGGTATTGCCGTCCGCGTCAGTCACCTTTACAGTGGCGTTGTAAACGCCGCCCGAGGAATAAACATGGCGCACAGGGCCGACGGAGGGGGAGGAATAATCAAAGCTGCCGTCTCCGTCAAAATCCCATTCATAGAGAACGATAGGACCGTCCAAATCTTGAGCATCTGCCGATAAAAAGACTTCCAAGGGAGCGGTTCCCGCCGCGACCGAACTTGCAGCGGTCACGGTAGGCAGGGCTCTGACCGTAATTTGCACGGTATCCGTGGAGGAGAGGCCCTCGGCGGTGGTGACCGTCAAAGCGGCTAAATAGACGCCTGGAGAATCGTAGGTGTGGCTCAGGCTGCCGCCGTTGGCGGTAGTTTGGGTGGCGCCTGCTTTCTGGGCGGCGTCAACGTCCCTCGGATAATTAAATCCGGTATATTTCCTGATTTCCTGGCCGTCCTCATCCAGCAAGGTCACGTAGTTGCCGTAATAGCTGCTGACCCAAACTTGTCCGGCCCGCCAGTTCAACGCCAGATAATAGGGATCGTAAAAGCTCCCGCTCCGGGACAATTCCGTTGTTCCGTCCGCTGATATATGAATGAGCTTGTCAGAGTTCGGAGTAATCACCCAAACGGTATTGTCCGTGGGATCCACAACGATTTCCTCGGGACCGCTGATCCCGCCGACCACCGTATGGCTTCCCGTATCCAGGGAAATGTCGTAACCGTCGGGAACCGAGGCGTCCAATCGGATGACATTGCCGGCGCTGGTGTTGGAAACCCAAATGGTCCCGTCATTGGGGTTGACCGCTACTCCTTCGGGATAAGAAAAACCCTTTACGGATTTCAGAAAGGCTCCGGTCGAGTCCAAATGAACAATGCGATGCTTGCTTCCGTCCGCAATCCAGACGGAGCCGTCCGAGGAGTTAATGGAGGCCATTTTGGGGCTGCTGAATCCGCCGTATTCCGCCAGCTTCTCTCCCTTGATGGAGTACTTGAAAACCTTGTTTGCATTGGAGTCGATAAGCCAGACAGAGCCGTCGGACTCGTCCACGGACACATATGAGGGATAGTTGAATCCCGTAATTCGTTGAATTTCATAACGACCGTCCGCACTTAGCAAAACCAACGCGTCGTTATAGGAGTCAGCGACCCACACCCGTCCGGTATTGGAATCAACCGCCACAGAGTATGGATAGTAAAAGCCGTCCACTCTCGCCAACTCTTTTGAACTGCTTGAAGAAAGGCGTACGACCTCATGGGCGTAATAGTCTGCAACCCAAACGTATTCCTCGCCAAAATTCCACTGGTAGCTCGTTATGGTTCCGCTTATAACCTGCCCGGAGCCGGTAAAATTAACCGTCAACCCAGGAGCACCGCTCGTCACGTCCGCGCTCAGGTTCGCTATGGGCCGGTTGTCCGGTTCTATGGTCACATCGTATTGGGCATAGTCCTGATAGCCATCATTATCCGTCACCCGAAGCCTGACCGTGTAATCTCCGGTTTCCGTAAACTGATGGTCTATGGTGGGATTGGTGGTGGAGGTCCAGGCATATCCCCGGGTTTTCACAGTGACGTCGTCAATCCACCAACCGGTCGCCTCCGTGGTGGTGCTGTTGGAGTAGAACCGGAATTTAAACAGCACGTTATCCTTGCCGCAGTAATTGTCCAGACTGAGAATTTTCTGTTGCCAGCCGGAGGAGACCTCCCAGTAATCGTACCAAATATAGGACCAGCTGGCGCCGTCATCCAACGAATAGGAAACGTAAACGTAATCGTAGTCCGGCATGTCCATACGATGCATAAAGCTGAGAGTCGCCGTGACAGCCTGAGTGAAATCAAAGGGGCCGAATACCAAATCAGCGTCTAAGTTATTTGCATAGTTGCCGTAATGGCCCGTGCTCCAGCACCTGGAGCCGCTGTAGGCATCCGTGGAGCCGATCGCCCAGGGGGATTCAGCTTCCCAATTATTGTTGTCCGTCTCCATATCGTCGAAGAAAGCAGTCTCGACGTCTCCCAAGGACCCGTCAAAATTCCACTCGTAGGTTGCTATGCTTCCGTCCGCATCCGTGCTGGAGTTTCCGCCGAAAGTAATGGTCCCGGGAGCGTAAGCGGTTGTCGTCGTGGAAGTTATAACAGCGACCGGCGGGGTCAGGGTAACATCGATGGACACAGAGTCAGTGTCCGAGAGTCCGTCGTTATCCGTGGCGCGGAAAACAGGGGAGAACGTTCCCGCATTGGAATAGGTAACGGAAGTCTGGCCATTAACAGTGGATTGCCAATCGTAAGTCCCGTCCCCGTCAAAATCCCATTCGTAATAGACGACGCTTCCGTCTGCGTCCGTGGCCGTTCCGGTCAAGTTCACCAGCAAGGGGCGCTCTCCGGATTTAGGCGTGGCTGAAGCCGTGGCTTTGGGGGGCGATTGGGAAACCATAATCTGGATGGATTCCGTGTCGTTGGCTGCTCCGTCGGTAACTTTAAAAACAGCGTTGTATACGCCAGCTTCACTATACACATGCTGCACGTTGCCGGTGGTCTCGCTGTAGTATTCAAAACCGGCGTCCCCGTCAAAATCCCACTGGTAGGTATCCACCTTTCCATCCACAGGATCAATGAACGTCCCGGTGAAATTCACCGTCAACGGAGCAGTTCCCGTCACAACGTCCGCCACGGCAATCGCAGTCAGACTTCCCGCCCGAATCACCAGAGAGCAGTCCGTGGCTGTCAGGTATTCGTTATCCGTCACTCGAAAAATCGGCGTGTAAATGCCCGGAGTGTCGTAGGAGTGGTCCGTGGTTCCGGTGTCGGCCGAGGTGTAATCAAATACGCCGTCCCCTTCAAAGTCCCACTCATACTTGACAATCTGTCCATCCGAATCCGAGCCGACGCCGGTAAAGGTCACATTCTCGTCCAAATCGGGAGCATTTTTGCTGGCCGAAGCTTCGGCCGTGGGGTACCGCGACATGGTTTCATCAGGAACAATTGCCAGAGAGGTAATGCTGTAGATGCCAGACATGGTTTCCAACAGCGCGCCATTGGGGGAAAGGCGTCTTATGGTAGGGTCTGAGTTGGCCATCACCCAGCAACTTCCATCCAAAGGATTGACCGCCAGGCTTTTTGCGCTGCCTACTCCTGAATATTCACAGATTAGCGAGCCATCCTTTGTGTAGCGAAACACCTTGCCCAGCGAGTCGTCTATAACCCAGGCACTGCCGTCCGTGGGATTGATCTGGACGAAAGTGGGATTGCTGTATCCCGAAATTTCCACCAGCTTGACATCGCCCGTGGAATTGAATTTCATCACTTTGTCGTTATACGTGCTGGCCACCCAAACCGTTCCATCCGAATAATTCGCTGAAACGCAGGTGGGCCAGTTCATATCCGCAGAGGCGCCGGAATTCGTAACCACGAAATGACTGCCAGAGTCGGAGCCGACGTTGTACCCGTCCGGTACATTCTCATTCAAACGGACGACGCGGCTGGCGCCCGTGTCGGCCACCCATACTATGCCGTTCTCCGGGTCTACCGAAATGCCGTAAGGCGTGGTAAAACCGGTTATGACTTTATGAAACCCAGTGTCGGTGGAAATATTGTACCCGTCCGGGATGCCGGGGGCTAATCTCACTACTGCGCTCAAAGAGGAGTCCGCAATCCACACGGACCCGTCCTTGTAGTTAACGCTGGCTTTTTGGCAGTAGACTCCATTAACGGTGACAAGCCTGGACCCGTCAAAGCCGTCTACCTTGCATATCCGGCTGTTGTTGGATTCCGATACCCAGGCTGAGCCGTCCGCAATATCCGGGGCGACAAAATTAGGATAGTTAAACCCGGTCTTCTCCCACAATATGTTGTTCTTGTCGGAAATTTTGCGGAGGGTGGTATAGTAATCAGAATAGTTATTGGCAGCCCACAGGCCGTAAGACACGCCTACTCGCCCAAAGTGCGTGGAAAGCATGTTTAGATCAGCAGCATCAATGATGCCGTTCCCATCCATGTCCGCTTGCGGATTCCAGTTGGCGTCCCCGGAGGAAGAACCATTGGCCAGACCAAAACTGATAAGATCATACCCATCCACTCGGCCAGACCCGTTTATATCTCCAGGCAGGGCTTGGGCTAGTTGGGGGCTCAGAAGCATAGCCGCCGCAACACCTATCAGAATTAATATCGATATTTTCCGAGGCATATCTTTCCTCCAAGGCGTGAACTGACAAATCAGGAGAACCGCCGGCCCCAATACGTAAAGGGGCTGCCAAAACAGCTCTCCTGTTGCATCCCGCAAAAAGGCGCGCTCCTTAAGAGCATGCTATTTTTTTAAAACTTTAAAGGTCGTGGTCAAAAGTTAAAACAAAAAAAACCAGTATCCCCCTCACGGAGCATTTTCCTCCAGGATACCGGCGTCAGTCATGTATAAAGCGTCAAAATAACGATCCGCTTTTTCAAATATCACTCCTCGATCCGATTCCGACTTAACCAGATCGAAAAAATAAAGCTCAATTTCAGAACTCTTTTTATACCGCTTTGCTTCCCACGTGTTTAATTCGATATCCCGCACCAGCAAGGCGATTTGTTTCAACTTGGGGTCTTCCAGATGATGCGCGGCCATTAGGTTGTCAAAGGAGGATTGATTGAACTTGCGCCCCATGCCTGCGTCGGGCGCGTCAAAAGGCGCCCCCTCTTCAATGGGCGTGCCTTTTGGCAACACTTTAATCGCGGCTCCAGGCGAAATATGCCTTTTAATCAGCCACATAGAAGCCAACTTATCCACTTCAAATCCGTCCCACGTCACATATACAGCCGCCTCCATTCCAAACGAAGGCGGACATAAAAATCCGATGGAATGCATTATTGCAATCAATATTAGGCAGGTCAATTTATTTCCCATATCTATCCTCCTCGAAACATTCCAAAACCTCTTTTCGAGTGATTACCCTGTCTTTTTTATTGATCCAAAACCTTTTTGTCCGGCCTGAAACCATAATCGCCATGGCGTCGGCCCTTTCTATGGCTTCATTGACATTATGAGTCACCATAATACTGGCAATATTTAGAGTGCGCACATGCTCTAAAAACAAAGAAAGCAGATCTTCTTTGATAATTTCATCCAAATTGCTGAAAGGCTCATCCAACAGAAGCCGACTAGGCTTGGACGCCAGAGCTCTTGCAATGGCCAGACGCTGTTTCTCCCCTCCCGATAACTGGTCCGGATAATGCTTCTCCTTGCCGTCTAACTTCATCTTGGTCAGCAGGTCCTTTCCGGTTTCGCCGTCTCCCCTTTCAACAAAAGCAATGTGCTGCGCCACAGTCATGTGCGGCCACAAGGCCAAAGACTGAAAGATCATTGATGTTTTTCGCTCTTCAGGCGGCGCAACAAAGGCGTTCTTCGTCGCAACCTGGCCGGATAAAATGACTTCCCCTGAGTCCGGTCTTTCCAGGCCTGCAATTATCCTGAGCAAGGAGGTTTTTCCGGCGCCTGAAGGGCCCAGTAAAGCAAGGCATTGTCCGGGCTCAGCCTGCAAACTCACATCTCTAAGAATAGGCTTCTTATTCCTGCTGAATGAAACCTGGTTCACTTGGATCATCTCCAGGCTCTCCTCGATAGGAATTTATAGATGAGAAGGAGCAGCGCCAGGGACGCGGCCGTTAACGCCAGTAAAAACAAACTGAGGGCGCAAACCGTCTCATCCGCTCCATAGTGAAGATAGTTGTAAATCGTAATAGGCAAGGTGGATCGACCCGGAGCGACAACCAGCAGGCTCGTGCCAAGGTTGGATAATGATAATACGAACCCGACAGCAAAGCCCGCAATCAGCGGGGGCGCCGTTAACGGCAGAAGTATCCTTGTTGCAACCTTCAGGGGACCGGCGCCCATTCTGCCAACGCTTTCCAGGTCTTCATCCACCCTCTTTATCCCAGCTGAAATCACCTTGATCACAAAGGGGCTGTACGCCGCTATCATGGCTAATATCAACAACAGCGAGGTTCCGTATACGGCGTCAAAAATAGGTTGGTTCCACAAAGTGATAAACCCTATGCCCAACACGATGGAAGGTGCGCCAAAGGGCGTCTGGATTAAAAAATCCAACAAGCCCCTCAGTCCGCCCCTCATTCGAACCAGACAGTACGCCACAGGAAAGGAAAAAAGCGCCATGCCGCCTGCGCTTGCGGCGGAGGTCCACAAGCTGTACCAAACCGCCCCGGCGCCCCCCTTCCATGCATTCTCATAGTTGACCAAATTCCCGGCGCCCTTCAATAATGCCAGAATGGGGGCCGCCAGGGCAAGAAATGTTATAACCGCTGGAAAAAGGGCCGAGATATAACGGCGCCTTCCAAGGGAGTATACCATGTCTCCGCCTTGGCTTCTCCCTAGATTGACATAGGATTTTTCGCCCATATACCGCATTTGGGCCCAAACAAATATCAACGTCGTAAAAATCAGCGGCAAGGATAATATTGTAGCGGATTTCTCATCATAGTAGGCGCTAAAAAAAATAAATATTTCAAGTGGATATACCTTTAAACGCAAAATATCCGCCACTTCAAAATTGATGATTGTAAAAACAAAAACCAAAATAGCCCCGCAAGCTATATGCGGAAAAAGCAAAGGCAAGGTTACTTTGCGAATCGCCGCCCACGGACCGCGGTGAAGCCTGGCAGTTTCCTCCAGACTCTGATCCATGGCCTCCAGCCCTGACGAAACCAGCAATGTAACAATCGGGTAAAAGGAAAGAATGAAAATAAATAATGCAGCGGGCAAGCCGGTCATTCCGGTCCATCCTGAATCCATGCCGCCCTGTATGTATTTGGACCAGACAATTGCCTGAATATATGGAGGGAGAATAAGGGAAAGCCAGTAAACTTTTTTAAAAAAAGAGCGGCCCCAGACATCAGTGCGATGCAACAAAAAAGACATGGGCGCCCCAAGGATTATGCATCCCAAAGAGGCGCCCACGCCAAGTAACACGCTTCGGCCTAAAAGAACCCATTGCCTGGAGGTCAGC belongs to Desulfatibacillum aliphaticivorans DSM 15576 and includes:
- a CDS encoding ABC transporter ATP-binding protein, which codes for MIQVNQVSFSRNKKPILRDVSLQAEPGQCLALLGPSGAGKTSLLRIIAGLERPDSGEVILSGQVATKNAFVAPPEERKTSMIFQSLALWPHMTVAQHIAFVERGDGETGKDLLTKMKLDGKEKHYPDQLSGGEKQRLAIARALASKPSRLLLDEPFSNLDEIIKEDLLSLFLEHVRTLNIASIMVTHNVNEAIERADAMAIMVSGRTKRFWINKKDRVITRKEVLECFEEDRYGK
- a CDS encoding chromate resistance protein ChrB domain-containing protein codes for the protein MGNKLTCLILIAIMHSIGFLCPPSFGMEAAVYVTWDGFEVDKLASMWLIKRHISPGAAIKVLPKGTPIEEGAPFDAPDAGMGRKFNQSSFDNLMAAHHLEDPKLKQIALLVRDIELNTWEAKRYKKSSEIELYFFDLVKSESDRGVIFEKADRYFDALYMTDAGILEENAP
- a CDS encoding ABC transporter permease, giving the protein MVYSLGRRRYISALFPAVITFLALAAPILALLKGAGNLVNYENAWKGGAGAVWYSLWTSAASAGGMALFSFPVAYCLVRMRGGLRGLLDFLIQTPFGAPSIVLGIGFITLWNQPIFDAVYGTSLLLILAMIAAYSPFVIKVISAGIKRVDEDLESVGRMGAGPLKVATRILLPLTAPPLIAGFAVGFVLSLSNLGTSLLVVAPGRSTLPITIYNYLHYGADETVCALSLFLLALTAASLALLLLIYKFLSRRAWR